A single Paenibacillus kribbensis DNA region contains:
- a CDS encoding 6-phospho-beta-glucosidase, whose product MKKGIKIATIGGGSSYTPELVEGFIKRYAELPIRELWLVDIEAGREKLEIVGAMAKRMVKAAGIDCEVHLTLDRREALKDADFVTTQFRVGLLEARIKDESIPLKHGMIGQETNGAGGMFKAFRTIPVILSIVEDMKELCPNAWLINFTNPAGMVTEAVLRYGQWDKVIGLCNVPIGAIKSAAAVLDKSEEELFFKFAGINHLHWHRIFDKTGAELTEQVIEGLYAPGAKPEKVVENIRNMRFLYDQVRQLKMLPCPYHRYYYMTDNMLKEELEEAKNEGTRGQVVKRLEESLFELYKDPNLDYKPEELSKRGGAHYSDAACEIINSIYNNKGTLMVVSTRNNGAIDDVPYDSAIEITSVIRAHGAEPVNFGKFPPAQRGLLQVMKAMEELTIEAAVTGDYATALQAFTLNPLVPSGDIAQTVLDELLEAHKEHLPQFFADKAKATV is encoded by the coding sequence ATGAAAAAAGGCATAAAGATTGCAACCATTGGCGGAGGCTCCAGCTATACACCAGAATTAGTAGAAGGCTTCATCAAACGCTATGCAGAGCTTCCCATTCGGGAATTGTGGCTGGTAGACATTGAAGCAGGACGCGAAAAGCTGGAGATCGTAGGGGCAATGGCCAAACGGATGGTGAAGGCCGCAGGCATTGATTGCGAAGTACATTTGACGCTGGATCGTCGGGAAGCCTTGAAGGATGCCGATTTTGTAACGACACAGTTTCGGGTAGGCCTGCTCGAAGCCCGGATTAAAGATGAAAGTATTCCGTTAAAACACGGTATGATCGGTCAGGAAACCAATGGCGCCGGCGGGATGTTCAAAGCCTTTCGTACCATTCCCGTTATCCTTAGTATCGTCGAAGATATGAAGGAGCTGTGTCCAAATGCGTGGCTGATTAATTTCACCAATCCTGCTGGTATGGTCACCGAAGCGGTGCTTCGTTATGGTCAATGGGACAAAGTCATCGGATTATGTAATGTTCCAATTGGCGCAATCAAGAGTGCAGCAGCCGTGCTGGACAAATCGGAAGAAGAGCTGTTCTTCAAATTTGCAGGCATTAACCACCTTCACTGGCACAGAATTTTTGACAAAACAGGGGCCGAATTAACGGAGCAAGTCATCGAAGGACTGTACGCGCCCGGCGCAAAACCGGAGAAGGTCGTTGAAAATATCAGAAACATGCGCTTCCTGTATGATCAGGTTCGTCAATTGAAAATGCTGCCTTGTCCTTACCATCGGTATTACTACATGACGGATAACATGCTCAAGGAAGAATTAGAGGAAGCCAAAAACGAAGGAACTCGGGGACAAGTCGTCAAACGTCTCGAAGAGAGTCTGTTTGAACTGTATAAAGATCCGAATCTGGATTACAAACCAGAGGAACTATCCAAACGTGGCGGTGCGCATTACAGCGATGCAGCCTGTGAAATTATTAATTCGATCTATAATAACAAAGGCACGCTGATGGTGGTGAGCACACGGAATAACGGAGCGATTGATGATGTCCCTTATGATAGCGCAATCGAAATTACCAGCGTGATTCGCGCACATGGTGCGGAGCCTGTAAACTTTGGCAAATTCCCGCCAGCACAACGCGGCTTGCTGCAAGTGATGAAGGCGATGGAAGAGCTGACGATTGAAGCAGCCGTCACTGGCGACTACGCAACCGCATTGCAAGCCTTTACCCTGAATCCGCTCGTTCCAAGCGGTGACATTGCCCAAACCGTGCTGGATGAATTGCTGGAAGCACATAAAGAGCATTTGCCGCAGTTCTTTGCCGATAAGGCGAAGGCTACGGTGTAA
- a CDS encoding LacI family DNA-binding transcriptional regulator, with product MANIHEIAKLAGVSSATVSRVINNHPYVSEPTRQRVQEVIDRLDYVPNLNAVSLKKGMTKLIGIISISFNDSLSVFVRGFTTYAQEHGFNIALFITNGEKERELEALEMLRRKQLDALVCMIRVNEWSVIEHYTKYGPIVTWQRVNIETIPSVFMDQYQGYMLALEHLYARGYRSIVNVYGNMRGLNTKERIRAYHDFCKKYDLDADAFSHFYDLNSIEAGEQIAHWWGEQPNKPDAFACSTDYLAAGLLTEARRLGVSVPSDVAVMGFDNTEISHLLDLTTIHYPIDKQAENAFIMIWNALEGLNEALHPLEFKLVERATT from the coding sequence GTGGCGAATATTCATGAAATTGCAAAGCTCGCGGGTGTATCCTCGGCTACGGTGTCCCGTGTCATTAATAACCATCCGTACGTAAGTGAACCGACAAGACAGCGTGTGCAGGAGGTCATCGACCGACTGGATTATGTTCCTAATTTAAATGCGGTTTCATTAAAAAAGGGCATGACCAAGCTCATCGGGATTATTTCAATTTCTTTTAATGATTCTTTGAGTGTATTTGTGCGTGGCTTTACAACGTATGCTCAGGAGCATGGCTTTAATATAGCGCTGTTTATTACGAATGGAGAGAAGGAACGGGAGCTTGAGGCACTGGAAATGCTGCGGAGAAAGCAACTGGATGCTTTGGTTTGCATGATTCGTGTCAATGAGTGGAGTGTGATTGAGCACTACACCAAGTATGGCCCGATTGTGACATGGCAGCGTGTGAATATTGAGACGATTCCGTCCGTATTTATGGATCAGTATCAGGGGTACATGCTTGCGCTGGAGCATCTATATGCCAGAGGATATCGCAGTATTGTGAATGTATATGGGAATATGAGGGGACTGAATACGAAGGAGCGCATCCGGGCCTATCATGATTTTTGCAAAAAATATGATCTGGACGCTGATGCCTTCTCGCATTTTTATGACTTGAATTCCATAGAAGCGGGTGAACAAATTGCTCACTGGTGGGGAGAACAACCCAACAAACCGGATGCCTTTGCTTGCTCTACCGATTACTTGGCTGCAGGGCTTTTGACCGAAGCACGCAGGCTTGGTGTTTCTGTCCCGAGTGATGTTGCTGTGATGGGCTTTGATAATACCGAAATTTCGCATTTGCTTGATTTAACAACCATTCATTACCCGATTGACAAACAGGCAGAAAATGCGTTCATCATGATTTGGAATGCCCTTGAGGGACTGAATGAAGCACTACATCCTTTGGAGTTCAAATTAGTTGAGCGAGCGACCACTTAA
- a CDS encoding arginase family protein, with amino-acid sequence MTKKTIRLLMPQWQGGYNPNYSFGAELLAWLAPDNDQPLIHVPVQAYDGTPLENENGMNGRKQLLEQLEAAQHIIDAHKPDRIVMFGGDCLVEQAPFAYLNERYGGELGLIWIDAHSDLVRYVGYDNGHTLPLGNLLGEGDEEFAKHVKIPLKPENVFIAGLATPTEQEIEVISEAFQRLGIAPAEPDTEVIQRLGIRTAGTQELTNSTESIKEWIKESGIKHLAIHLDLDVLDPKAFRSLLFANPEAPYHYSPAGTMQMPQLLNLIKELSEETDVVGLGITEHMPWDSINLKKLLGEIPILNK; translated from the coding sequence ATGACTAAAAAAACGATACGCCTGTTAATGCCACAATGGCAAGGGGGATACAATCCTAACTACTCTTTTGGAGCTGAACTACTTGCTTGGCTAGCTCCGGACAATGATCAACCCCTTATTCATGTTCCAGTGCAAGCTTATGATGGAACTCCGCTGGAAAACGAGAACGGTATGAATGGGAGAAAACAGCTGCTTGAACAATTAGAGGCTGCTCAGCATATCATTGATGCTCATAAGCCAGATCGCATTGTAATGTTTGGTGGTGACTGCTTGGTCGAGCAAGCCCCTTTTGCCTATTTAAACGAACGATACGGTGGGGAATTAGGTTTAATTTGGATCGATGCTCACAGTGATTTAGTTAGATATGTGGGCTATGATAACGGACATACATTACCGCTCGGAAATCTGTTGGGAGAAGGTGATGAGGAGTTCGCAAAACATGTGAAGATCCCTCTAAAACCTGAAAATGTCTTTATCGCAGGATTAGCTACTCCTACAGAGCAAGAAATAGAAGTGATTTCAGAAGCGTTTCAAAGACTAGGTATAGCTCCTGCAGAACCAGATACAGAAGTGATTCAAAGACTAGGGATTAGAACTGCAGGAACCCAAGAGCTAACGAACAGTACTGAATCTATAAAAGAGTGGATTAAAGAAAGTGGCATTAAGCACCTGGCGATTCACCTTGATTTAGATGTACTTGACCCAAAAGCATTTCGTTCTTTATTATTCGCCAACCCTGAAGCACCTTATCATTACTCTCCTGCGGGAACCATGCAAATGCCTCAACTACTTAATCTGATTAAAGAACTATCTGAAGAAACAGATGTAGTTGGATTAGGTATAACAGAGCATATGCCATGGGATTCTATTAACTTGAAGAAGCTGCTTGGAGAGATACCTATTTTAAATAAGTAA
- a CDS encoding winged helix-turn-helix transcriptional regulator, whose amino-acid sequence MSMAEFKGKVKNIQDTPFGYTVSVIGGKWKMVIIYLLAENQTVRFNDLKRQIGAITYKTLSSQLKELEADGLVNRKEYPQIPPKVEYSLTHKAETLLPVLEGLCEWGTKNQNN is encoded by the coding sequence ATGAGTATGGCTGAATTTAAAGGTAAAGTTAAAAATATTCAAGATACACCTTTTGGTTATACCGTATCAGTTATTGGTGGTAAATGGAAAATGGTTATTATTTACCTCCTGGCAGAAAACCAAACGGTTCGCTTTAATGATCTGAAAAGGCAGATAGGAGCTATTACTTATAAAACATTGAGTTCACAGCTAAAAGAATTGGAAGCGGATGGTCTGGTGAATCGGAAAGAGTATCCTCAAATTCCTCCTAAAGTCGAGTACAGTCTCACACATAAAGCGGAGACACTATTACCTGTTTTGGAAGGGCTATGTGAGTGGGGAACCAAAAACCAAAATAATTAA
- the helD gene encoding RNA polymerase recycling motor HelD, with translation METKDWQQEQERLERVRNKLQARIAELEPEVAGLRDQAADIRKRFWEDVTINTSTHEDFEETFYTINQQSAVLAERERGHKLLTQQLKSMNRLLPSPYFGRIDFQEDGLDLSEQIYIGVSSFVDEDGLSFLIYDWRTPIASLYYDYSPGRASYVTPGGRIEGTMELKRQFQIQNGQIRNMFDASETIGDELLQQVLGKGADSQMKSIVATIQKEQNAIIRNDKSRMLIVQGAAGSGKTSAALQRVAYLLYKHRQTIRADQIVLFSPNPMFASYISTVLPELGEENMQQTTFQEYLDYWLGSSLRPEDPFDQIEYVLTAQGAPGYEARLQGIEYKASEAFLQALQNYGMWLGREGMQFNDIRFRDRGLITAEQMRAKFYSYDRSLPLYNRVVLLQEWLLNELASLERMERDALWVEEELNYLDTEQYAEVFGMLHKEKEVFDVAEQYAVVREKMNNKRREDEGDFDFARREEDLLRRRIVKESFKPLRKIVKKLLFVDIKGIYGQLFVDEAAYREKTNGAVIPLLWPEICRQTKEALLRNELFYEDATPYLYVKELIEGVRTNTEIRYVFVDEGQDYSPFQYEYLKKLFPRARMTVLGDFGQAIFMQATSLDASDSPLVRLFGEDETSLVRLVRSYRSTREIVEFTKSMLPGGEEIVPFERGGPKPLLTRLDGGEKRDAQILADIAALRAEGFDSIAVITKTAAESREAYESLRTHGGEALQLITKETSGFEKGVMVIPVYLAKGVEFDAVLVYDASSESYGRDNERKLLYTACTRAMHRLHLYTTGDWSSFVQALPANLYEKASY, from the coding sequence ATGGAAACGAAGGATTGGCAGCAGGAACAGGAGCGGCTGGAACGAGTCAGGAACAAGCTGCAGGCGAGAATCGCTGAACTGGAGCCGGAGGTTGCCGGACTGCGTGATCAGGCTGCGGACATCCGCAAGCGGTTTTGGGAAGATGTTACGATCAACACAAGCACGCATGAAGATTTCGAAGAGACCTTCTACACGATTAATCAGCAGTCGGCGGTCTTGGCCGAACGGGAGCGCGGCCACAAGCTGTTGACGCAGCAACTGAAAAGCATGAACCGTCTCCTCCCGTCTCCTTATTTCGGACGCATCGACTTTCAGGAGGATGGGCTGGACCTCAGCGAGCAGATCTATATCGGCGTATCTTCCTTCGTCGACGAAGACGGATTGAGCTTTCTGATCTATGACTGGCGTACGCCAATCGCAAGCCTGTACTACGACTATTCCCCCGGCCGAGCGTCTTATGTCACGCCGGGCGGACGAATCGAAGGGACGATGGAGCTCAAACGGCAATTTCAGATTCAAAACGGGCAAATCCGCAACATGTTTGACGCGAGTGAAACGATCGGAGACGAATTGCTGCAGCAAGTGCTCGGCAAAGGTGCAGACTCGCAAATGAAGAGTATCGTAGCAACTATTCAGAAGGAACAAAACGCCATCATCCGCAATGACAAAAGCCGGATGCTTATCGTACAGGGGGCGGCCGGCAGCGGTAAGACTTCCGCGGCATTGCAGCGGGTGGCGTACTTGCTCTACAAACACCGTCAGACGATCAGAGCTGATCAGATCGTTCTTTTCTCACCGAATCCGATGTTTGCCAGTTATATCTCCACCGTCCTTCCGGAGCTCGGTGAAGAGAATATGCAGCAGACGACTTTTCAAGAATATCTCGACTATTGGTTAGGTTCCTCGTTACGGCCGGAGGATCCCTTTGATCAGATCGAATACGTACTGACCGCACAAGGAGCGCCGGGATATGAGGCTCGTCTTCAGGGGATCGAGTATAAAGCTTCCGAGGCTTTCCTGCAAGCCCTGCAGAACTATGGAATGTGGTTGGGACGGGAAGGCATGCAATTCAACGATATTCGGTTCCGGGACCGCGGTTTGATTACCGCGGAGCAAATGAGAGCGAAATTTTACAGTTATGACCGTTCACTGCCGTTGTACAATCGTGTCGTTCTCTTGCAAGAATGGCTGCTGAATGAATTGGCCTCGCTGGAACGTATGGAACGGGACGCGCTTTGGGTAGAGGAAGAGCTGAATTATCTCGACACCGAGCAGTACGCGGAAGTCTTCGGAATGCTGCACAAAGAGAAGGAAGTATTCGACGTTGCGGAACAATACGCCGTAGTTCGCGAGAAAATGAACAACAAGCGACGGGAAGATGAAGGCGACTTTGATTTTGCACGGAGGGAGGAAGATCTGCTCCGCCGCAGGATTGTGAAAGAAAGCTTTAAACCGCTAAGGAAAATCGTGAAGAAGCTCTTGTTTGTAGATATCAAAGGCATATATGGCCAATTGTTTGTTGACGAAGCCGCTTATCGGGAGAAAACGAATGGGGCCGTCATCCCCCTGCTGTGGCCTGAAATATGCAGGCAAACCAAGGAAGCGCTGCTCCGGAACGAGTTATTCTACGAGGATGCGACTCCGTATTTGTATGTAAAAGAACTGATCGAAGGCGTCCGGACGAACACAGAAATCCGGTATGTTTTCGTTGATGAGGGTCAGGATTATTCGCCGTTTCAATATGAATATCTAAAAAAGCTGTTCCCCCGTGCCCGGATGACGGTGCTCGGCGATTTCGGGCAAGCAATCTTCATGCAGGCCACAAGTCTGGACGCATCCGATTCGCCGCTTGTCCGCCTTTTCGGGGAAGACGAAACAAGTCTTGTTCGCCTGGTACGCAGTTATCGTTCAACCAGGGAGATTGTTGAATTTACGAAATCGATGCTTCCAGGCGGGGAAGAAATCGTACCGTTTGAAAGAGGAGGCCCAAAACCACTTCTCACGAGACTGGACGGCGGGGAGAAGCGTGATGCGCAAATTCTGGCAGACATTGCGGCGCTCAGGGCCGAGGGCTTCGATTCCATTGCCGTCATTACGAAGACCGCAGCAGAAAGCCGTGAGGCCTATGAATCGTTACGGACTCATGGAGGCGAAGCTCTGCAGCTCATTACGAAAGAGACGTCAGGCTTTGAAAAAGGAGTGATGGTCATTCCCGTGTATCTCGCCAAAGGTGTCGAGTTCGATGCAGTCTTGGTCTATGATGCTTCGTCTGAATCTTACGGCCGGGACAATGAACGCAAGCTTCTTTATACGGCGTGTACGAGGGCTATGCACCGGCTCCATCTTTACACGACGGGCGATTGGTCGTCGTTCGTGCAGGCATTGCCTGCGAATTTGTACGAGAAAGCGTCATATTGA
- a CDS encoding GNAT family N-acetyltransferase: MHIVDHDTANKRFLIRDNDGIAALMTYVISNPELYIIDHTLVENAYRGQGLGDKLVKAMVEYARENGIKILPLCPFAKGRFERLPEYADVLHK, encoded by the coding sequence ATGCATATTGTAGATCATGATACCGCTAATAAAAGATTTCTTATTCGAGATAACGACGGCATTGCTGCATTGATGACGTATGTAATCTCAAATCCGGAGCTTTACATTATTGATCACACTTTGGTCGAAAATGCTTACCGAGGACAAGGGCTTGGCGATAAGCTGGTCAAAGCTATGGTAGAATACGCGCGGGAAAACGGTATTAAGATTTTACCCTTATGCCCGTTTGCCAAGGGACGATTCGAACGTCTCCCCGAATACGCGGATGTTCTCCATAAATAA
- a CDS encoding (4Fe-4S)-binding protein, which translates to MTNQKVYYGKDIEVMFNSEVCIHSGICVKGLPGVFDLSKRPWVNPDADTMEAIARHIDTCPSGALTYRRLDGEYSTKKEG; encoded by the coding sequence ATGACTAATCAGAAAGTATACTACGGTAAAGATATCGAGGTCATGTTTAATTCGGAGGTATGCATTCATTCCGGTATTTGCGTAAAAGGCCTCCCTGGTGTTTTTGATTTAAGCAAGCGTCCTTGGGTTAATCCCGATGCTGACACTATGGAGGCAATTGCCCGACATATTGACACCTGTCCAAGCGGAGCACTGACGTATAGACGTCTGGACGGTGAATATTCAACAAAGAAAGAGGGATGA
- a CDS encoding aspartyl-phosphate phosphatase Spo0E family protein, translating to MNQGVTLLRVERARRKLYQVQKKYGFLTHPKVIEQSKKLDELLNHYQTCKSES from the coding sequence ATGAATCAAGGTGTGACTTTACTTCGTGTCGAGCGAGCTAGGAGGAAACTGTACCAAGTCCAGAAAAAGTATGGATTTTTAACACATCCTAAAGTGATTGAACAATCCAAGAAGTTAGATGAACTGTTAAATCATTACCAAACATGCAAATCAGAATCTTAA
- a CDS encoding Rha family transcriptional regulator: MNHRNPVTPFGWEIKQKLIEKRMDQKTFCTTYQIPASRLSNLIHGTRKAKRYRKKVSELLGIEE; this comes from the coding sequence TTGAATCATCGAAATCCTGTAACCCCTTTTGGATGGGAGATCAAACAAAAACTGATCGAGAAAAGAATGGATCAGAAAACGTTTTGCACTACATATCAAATTCCGGCTTCGAGATTGTCCAATCTCATTCATGGGACACGCAAGGCCAAAAGATATAGAAAAAAAGTATCCGAATTACTCGGAATTGAAGAATAA
- a CDS encoding copper amine oxidase N-terminal domain-containing protein has protein sequence MLFRIILIGVLFFCFSQPYTGKMSAQSIAPSTQFLKINNYYILFTTPKAPYIDKNNRYMVPLRSINDLLGGQTTFDPTSNTATIKFKTHKVEFKMNSTEIVTDSIPSVMDTVPVLYKNSMFVPLGVLTKQLNIHQEWDQQNKLYSLSGKELLKTPMMENVEDLDHFKEQVDNENAFHLLSYKLILGEKIHLSITAKNVTGKKISEGIEDLNTTFIFSDNSTAGENRNRKRPSIDKDEIVTREDDIDYVKTIENNKIIKHELAYILFKGRTLKP, from the coding sequence ATGTTGTTTAGGATTATACTTATAGGCGTATTGTTTTTTTGCTTTTCTCAACCCTATACAGGAAAAATGTCAGCTCAGAGTATAGCTCCAAGCACTCAATTTTTGAAGATTAACAATTACTATATCTTGTTCACAACTCCCAAAGCCCCTTATATTGATAAGAACAATCGCTATATGGTGCCTTTGAGATCCATTAATGATTTGTTGGGAGGACAAACTACTTTTGACCCTACTTCTAATACAGCCACGATTAAGTTTAAAACACACAAGGTTGAGTTTAAGATGAACTCTACCGAGATTGTTACTGACTCAATCCCGTCCGTAATGGATACCGTCCCGGTACTGTATAAAAATTCGATGTTTGTTCCTTTAGGGGTACTAACTAAGCAGTTAAATATACATCAGGAATGGGATCAGCAAAATAAACTGTATTCCCTCTCTGGGAAGGAATTATTGAAGACACCTATGATGGAGAATGTAGAAGATTTGGATCATTTTAAAGAACAGGTTGATAATGAAAATGCATTCCATTTGTTATCGTACAAATTGATTCTAGGAGAAAAGATTCATCTCTCAATCACAGCTAAGAACGTGACAGGGAAAAAGATTAGTGAGGGTATTGAAGACTTAAATACTACATTTATTTTTTCTGACAATAGCACGGCCGGGGAAAATAGAAATCGTAAAAGACCCAGTATAGATAAGGATGAAATTGTAACTCGCGAAGATGACATAGATTATGTGAAAACAATAGAGAATAATAAAATTATTAAACATGAGCTGGCGTATATTCTCTTTAAGGGCAGAACGCTAAAACCATAA